The DNA region GTCCCACCAAACCACCAGAAAGTCTGGATCTCATAGTAATAGTGAAGTCGTGTATCTATTGCTTTGACAAACGATCGTACGCTCGAGACACCTACATGAAATCACACCTGTGGAAAGATTTCCGAATTCGATTTGTTTTCGTTGTTGGATTGCCAACCCCAAATGAAACGGATGTGTATCATTTCGACGGAGTCACTGTGAATCTTGGTCGGAAGGCTTCTGAACTCTCTAAACTTTACGAGAGCTCACGATGGATTGCTGCTAAGAAGCTGAGTGACGAGAGTGGAAAATTCAATGATATGTTGGTCGGGTCATTTCATGATACGTATTTCAACTTGACGTCCAAGATGATATTGTCATATCGATGGGCTGCTACATTTTGTAAGGGACAAACACCATTGTATCTGTTCGTTGATGACGATTATGCATTACTGCCTGAAAACACTATTCGACTTGTCAGGAGTCTGAATGCTTCTGTTTCGAGATCGACCGTAGGAGGTTTTGTGCATTATACAAGTGTAGTGGCAAGACCGTCAAAGGAGAAGTTCGATTTGAAATGGTCGGTATCAGTGAATGAATACCCATGGGATTACTATCCACCTTACTTCTATGGAATAGGTTATTTGTTGGGTTCAGATATTGTCAGTGATGCTTCTGTGGCTATGGCTTTCACACAAAGCATTCGTATAGATGACTCATTTTTAGGAATTGTGTTGAGTCGACTAAACAGGACACTGACTAATATGAAGGAGTTTTCGTTGGATGAATCAATACCGGAAAATAAATCTTGTCTAGTCATTATCGATATAGATATTGCGGGTGATGTTATTAATTGGAAAACTGGCGACATTATGAACTATTAATTACATTTTTCTACGGTAATTGGACGAAAATTCacagttttattttcattttaactt from Schistosoma haematobium chromosome ZW, whole genome shotgun sequence includes:
- a CDS encoding hypothetical protein (EggNog:ENOG410VZ8J~COG:G~CAZy:GT31), with amino-acid sequence MKMLSICTKSEQKWLQCVDQLNDLRITNYVRLSGFQPSVRLFQTPLNYGLLDIQIPFTINSENHMNDMLNERYVLSNSSDVIPMSNVKSSVKMRKSNVHHPKYFNVKEALHAIEKPVNGGSIIVVQLPTSACSPTKPPESLDLIVIVKSCIYCFDKRSYARDTYMKSHLWKDFRIRFVFVVGLPTPNETDVYHFDGVTVNLGRKASELSKLYESSRWIAAKKLSDESGKFNDMLVGSFHDTYFNLTSKMILSYRWAATFCKGQTPLYLFVDDDYALLPENTIRLVRSLNASVSRSTVGGFVHYTSVVARPSKEKFDLKWSVSVNEYPWDYYPPYFYGIGYLLGSDIVSDASVAMAFTQSIRIDDSFLGIVLSRLNRTLTNMKEFSLDESIPENKSCLVIIDIDIAGDVINWKTGDIMNY